Proteins encoded by one window of Cyanobium sp. NS01:
- a CDS encoding NnrU family protein, whose protein sequence is MLALLLAFAVLHSGGASLRQWGVARIGERAWRLIFAALSIPAAVVVVGYFLAHRYDGVRLWDLQAQPWIVPVVWVGTAISFLFLYPATYNLLEIPALLKPQVRLYATGIIRVSRHPQAVGQVLWCATHLLWIGTSFTLVTCAGLIAHHLFAVWNGDRRLHNRFGPAFEELRASTSILPFRAVLDGRQRLVASEFLRPAQLGIVIAVGLFWWSHRFIGVGATAFSRTALGHWLA, encoded by the coding sequence ATGCTGGCCCTGCTGCTGGCCTTCGCCGTGCTGCACAGCGGCGGCGCCTCCCTGCGCCAGTGGGGCGTGGCCCGCATCGGTGAGCGGGCCTGGCGCCTGATCTTCGCCGCCCTCAGCATTCCTGCCGCGGTGGTGGTGGTGGGCTACTTCCTGGCCCACCGCTACGACGGCGTGCGGCTCTGGGACCTGCAGGCCCAGCCCTGGATCGTGCCCGTGGTGTGGGTGGGAACGGCCATCAGCTTCCTGTTTCTCTATCCCGCCACCTACAACCTGCTGGAGATCCCGGCGCTGCTGAAGCCCCAGGTGCGGCTGTACGCCACCGGGATCATCCGCGTCAGCCGCCATCCCCAGGCCGTGGGCCAGGTGCTCTGGTGTGCCACCCACCTGCTCTGGATCGGCACGAGCTTCACCCTGGTGACCTGCGCCGGCCTGATCGCCCACCACCTGTTCGCGGTGTGGAACGGCGACCGCCGCCTCCACAACCGCTTCGGCCCCGCCTTTGAGGAGCTGCGCGCCAGCACATCGATCCTGCCCTTCCGCGCCGTGCTCGACGGCCGCCAGCGCCTGGTGGCGTCGGAGTTTCTGCGCCCGGCCCAGCTGGGCATCGTGATCGCGGTGGGTCTGTTCTGGTGGTCGCACCGCTTCATCGGGGTGGGGGCCACGGCCTTTTCCCGCACCGCCCTGGGGCACTGGCTGGCCTGA